The window GCCACCGTCCCCTACGTCGGCAAGTGGAACTCCGAGAAGGCGGTCATCACCACCGGGCAGACCGTCTTCCAGCCCGGCACCGGTCTGCCCCTGCACAGCCACAACGTCGAGGAGTCGGTCCTGATCCTCGAAGGCGAGGCGACCGCCGAGATCGACGGCGAGTTCTTCGACCTGGAGGTCGGCCAGGCGACCTGGGTCCCGGCCGGCATCCCGCACCGGTTCTTCAACCGCGGCGAGGGCGTCATGCGGATCTACTGGGTCTACGGCGGCCGGGACGTCACCCGCACCATCACCGCCACCGGCGAGACCTTCGAGCACCTCTCCGCGAGCGACAAGGGAGGGGCCCCCACCTCATGAGCGCCACCATCCGGATCATCAACCCCGCCACCGGCGAGCAGACAGCCACCTACGAAGGCTGGGACGCGGGCCGCATCGAGGCCGCCGTGGCGCGGGCGCACGCCGCGAGCCGCGCCTGGGCGCTGGTCCCGGTGACCGAGCGGGCCGCGCGCGCCGCCCGTCTCGCCCGCACTCTGCGCGAACACCAGGACCACCTCGCCTCCCTGGCCGTCACCGAGATGGGCAAACCGGTGGCGGAGGCCGAGGGCGAGGTGGAGAAGTCGGCGGTCACCGCCGAGTACTACGCCCTGCAGGGACCCGGCATCCTCGCCGACGAGCAGGTCGAGGTCGACG of the Streptomyces koelreuteriae genome contains:
- a CDS encoding cupin domain-containing protein; amino-acid sequence: MCTQPAQPNLLIRPDEVERFDRGGGVATVPYVGKWNSEKAVITTGQTVFQPGTGLPLHSHNVEESVLILEGEATAEIDGEFFDLEVGQATWVPAGIPHRFFNRGEGVMRIYWVYGGRDVTRTITATGETFEHLSASDKGGAPTS